In Calliopsis andreniformis isolate RMS-2024a chromosome 6, iyCalAndr_principal, whole genome shotgun sequence, a single genomic region encodes these proteins:
- the LOC143181127 gene encoding uncharacterized protein LOC143181127, which produces MDNASSVSDTPSFEKLFRQFMGTVMSNAVPSASTAMVDKTCVDAVPGFSGVDIGEDANKWCDIVETITEKLSASQRLSLATHALVGPAKNWYQSWDGTPRTWVKFREDLCSVFVTEDRLCERLSRAVAYTSDSAESYSEYARNKLKFYGQTRVEFKQHELISLVIGHVTDSSVRQSLLNARYKTTAEMLSGMSQFVKAKPVKEAIREKLEERSRAHLKRRCYSCNEEGHTARFYAKQSKLEETRNPPQRVIICTYCHKRGHGENNCFTKQRARRDGQNNKRPNIVAEKLQTNACYSLDHKLTPVLLHNVLVKESLLDSGATCSLVKETVAKRANCKISPFVTTVRGLSNSATITVGSTTTTIQTEGLTLELDIFVVPDSSIPYDLIVGKNVLNNGDVQMVTDTDGTTRIQRVSCTQGRTKSTEDLACYTLSGLNDESRERLTNLLERYKHMMATGSKVREVSTGEMKIVTQGDSVVSYRPYRLSLIEREKVRAIIAELLDNDIIRESRSPFTSPIILVKKKNGEDRMCVDYRALNRITKKDRFPLPLIDDQLDCLGGAKYFTTLDMASGFYQIPIAECSIEKTAFVTPDGHYEFKRMPFGLSNAPAVFQRSINAALKNLRNKTCLIYVDDILIPSMTIEEGFKRLEGVLIALDEAGFSLNLKKCSFFKTQIEYLGREISSDGIRPGTGKVNALLEAPAPTNVKQVRQIMGLASYFRKFIPEFAVRTACITKLTKNNVPWEWGEEQECARKYILDKLCSKPLLIIFDPNRETELHTDASSLGYGAILFQRLDGDLRVVSYYSRRTTPEESRYHSYELETLAIVNALKHFRVYLLGITFKIVTDCNAIKATSNKKDLIPRIARWWMFLQDYTFELEYRKGKCIEHVDYLSRNPPKDYRVDFICEGSWLEVMQKKDDETKDIIDKINANHTVSTDFEIRQERLTLFGTPRIIVFDRATNFTYKPLQQFIKKHGSMIHFIATGAPRANGQAERYVGTVTNLLTVEIKKGAEWPNKLAKLMLTLNTTVQKSTGFSPCRLLFGLDQGPGIMSRVEEQLPPTNEVIDVVSDRDVAAKRLEENAASQELRFNKTRRNNIVYKEGDTVFTKPADDRRAKLAVKYLGSFTISKVLENDRFEIIGKSGRPQTVPIDRLRLWRGEWDNEFDLSDGDVEDTEEPC; this is translated from the exons ATGGATAACGCGTCATCTGTATCTGATACGCCTTCGTTCGAGAAGCTTTTCCGACAATTCATGGGAACAGTTATGTCAAATGCTGTACCTTCTGCGTCGACCGCGATGGTGGACAAAACGTGTGTGGATGCAGTGCCAGGATTTAGTGGTGTTGACATTGGTGAAGACGCTAATAAGTGGTGTGATATTGTGGAAACAATCACGGAAAAACTTTCCGCATCTCAAAGATTAAGTTTAGCCACTCACGCTCTTGTTGGACCAGCTAAAAACTGGTATCAAAGTTGGGACGGTACTCCACGAACGTGGGTGAAATTTCGCGAGGACTTATGCTCAGTATTTGTGACGGAAGATCGACTGTGTGAACGATTATCTCGGGCCGTCGCGTATACCAGTGATTCGGCAGAGTCGTATTCCGAATATGCTCGCAATAAACTCAAGTTTTATGGACAAACGCGTGTTGAGTTCAAACAACATGAATTGATTAGTTTAGTGATTGGTCATGTAACTGATAGTAGTGTGCGACAATCGTTGTTAAATGCACGCTATAAAACTACGGCTGAGATGCTTTCGGGAATGTCGCAGTTTGTAAAGGCAAAACCCGTTAAGGAAGCAATTCGGGAAAAATTGGAGGAGCGAAGCCGGGCGCATCTCAAAAGACGGTGCTACAGCTGTAATGAAGAAGGACATACGGCAAGGTTTTATGCTAAACAGTCGAAGTTAGAGGAAACACGCAACCCACCGCAGCGTGTGATTATTTGCACCTATTGTCACAAGCGGGGACATGGAGAGAACAACTGTTTTACTAAGCAGCGAGCACGTCGGGATGGACAAAACAATAAGAGACCTAATATTGTTGCTGAAAAATTACAAACGAATGCTTGCTATTCGTTGGACCATAAACTGACGCCTGTTCTCTTACACAATGTCCTCGTTAAAGAAAGCCTCCTTGATAGCGGTGCTACATGCTCTCTGGTAAAAGAAACTGTGGCAAAGAGGGCAAACTGTAAAATCAGTCCTTTCGTGACAACCGTTAGGGGGCTATCAAATTCTGCCACTATTACTGTGGGAAGTACTACAACCACAATTCAGACGGAAGGCCTAACATTGGAATTAGATATATTTGTTGTTCCGGATTCTTCTATTCCATACGATCTCATTGTTGGGAAGAACGTCCTAAACAACGGGGATGTACAGATGGTCACCGACACAGATGGTACGACACGGATTCAACGCGTTAGCTGTACTCAAGGAAGGACAAAATCGACCGAGGATTTGGCTTGTTACACTTTGAGCGGATTGAACGACGAATCGAGGGAACGCCTGACGAATTTGTTGGAACGGTATAAGCATATGATGGCGACAGGAAGTAAGGTTCGAGAAGTAAGTACAGGCGAAATGAAGATTGTGACACAAGGAGATAGTGTGGTAAGTTACCGCCCATATCGTTTGTCACTGATAGAACGAGAGAAAGTGCGTGCAATAATAGCCGAATTGTTAGACAATGATATTATTAGAGAGAGTAGATCACCTTTTACAAGCCCTATTATCTTAGTGAAAAAGAAAAATGGCGAGGACCGCATGTGTGTAGATTATCGGGCGCTTAATAGAATAACAAAGAAGGATCGTTTCCCATTACCTTTGATTGACGATCAATTAGATTGTTTAGGCGGTGCAAAGTATTTCACCACTCTGGATATGGCGTCAGGGTTTTATCAAATACCAATTGCTGAATGCTCTATTGAAAAAACAGCATTCGTAACGCCCGATGGACATTACGAATTTAAACGCATGCCATTCGGGTTGTCCAATGCGCCTGCAGTCTTTCAACGTTCTATTAATGCTGCATTGAAAAATTTAAGGAATAAAACGTGTTTGATATATGTAGATGATATATTAATTCCTTCAATGACAATAGAAGAAGGGTTTAAACGTTTAGAGGGTGTTTTAATAGCACTCGATGAAGCAGGATTTTCTCTAAACTTAAAGAAATGTTCCTTCTTTAAGactcagatcgaatatttaggtagaGAAATTTCATCTGATGGCATTAGGCCTGGAACGGGAAAGGTGAATGCTTTATTAGAAGCACCTGCACCTACCAATGTAAAACAGGTACGACAGATAATGGGCCTTGCAAGCTACTTCCGGAAATTTATTCCTGAGTTTGCGGTACGTACGGCGTGTATCACTAAGTTAACAAAAAATAATGTACCCTGGGAATGGGGTGAGGAACAAGAGTGTGCACGAAAATATATTTTAGATAAGCTTTGTTCAAAGCCACTGCTGATCATCTTTGATCCTAATCGAGAGACCGAACTACATACGGACGCGAGCTCTCTTGGTTACGGGGCAATACTGTTTCAGAGACTAGACGGTGATTTGAGGGTGGTTTCTTATTATAGCAGGCGGACAACGCCCGAGGAATCGCGTTATCACTCGTACGAGTTAGAAACTCTTGCTATTGTAAATGCATTAAAACATTTTCGTGTATATCTCTTAGGAATCACTTTTAAAATCGTCACTGATTGTAATGCTATAAAAGCAACTAGCAATAAAAAGGATTTAATACCACGAATCGCTAGGTGGTGGATGTTTTTACAAGATTACACTTTTGAATTAGAGTATCGTAAGGGTAAATGTATAGAGCATGTCGATTATTTAAGTAGAAATCCGCCGAAGGACTACCGAGTAGATTTTATCTGCGAGGGCTCATGGTTAGAAGTTATGCAGAAAAAAGATGACGAAACAAAAGACATAATCGACAAAATTAATGCGAACCATACTGTATCCACAGATTTTGAGATAAGGCAAG AACGCCTTACACTCTTTGGTACGCCGCGGATTATAGTTTTCGATCGGGCGACAAATTTCACTTATAAACCGCTTCAGCAATTTATTAAAAAACATGGTAGTATGATTCATTTTATTGCTACGGGAGCCCCACGAGCCAACGGTCAGGCTGAACGTTACGTAGGAACTGTAACAAATCTCCTTACTGTTGAAATAAAAAAGGGTGCAGAATGGCCGAACAAATTGGCTAAATTAATGCTCACTCTAAATACCACCGTACAGAAGTCGACAGGATTTTCACCTTGTCGACTACTGTTTGGTCTAGATCAAGGGCCGGGAATTATGTCACGGGTTGAAGAACAATTGCCACCGACGAATGAGGTCATAGATGTTGTTAGTGATAGAGACGTAGCAGCAAAACGGCTTGAAGAAAATGCGGCTTCACAAGAACTCAGATTCAATAAAACACGTAGAAATAACATAGTTTACAAAGAAGGCGACACAGTATTCACGAAACCTGCCGACGACAGAAGGGCGAAATTAGCTGTAAAATATCTTGGTTCTTTCACTATTTCCAAGGTTCTTGAAAACGATCGTTTTGAAATTATAGGGAAATCTGGTAGACCCCAAACGGTGCCCATAGACCGCCTTAGATTATGGAGAGGTGAATGGGACAACGAGTTTGACCTGAGCGATGGCGATGTTGAGGACACAGAGGAGCCGTGTTAG